A genomic segment from Oceanivirga salmonicida encodes:
- a CDS encoding YadA-like family protein → MNRNKKIKWLKILFNIRTVWLILIFLANGLIYGEDSRIEYEGDTGGSKKTRLLNFAGSENIRTRSRSDGIRIQLEQNVLISNLTLNGGEGQITGLKNLTWNGASSGKIATEKQLEIIDKRIDDLNVKIANISSSTVMGDEKTTIKIENKDDNIVIKESDNPKKYLIGFNNENLKNLGNGEVNKNDEKTLIGKTIFDYLEKNYAVSKKENNQFKLNFDKKLLEDNLSNTFLQNDGSNIEIDKFTQKISSDADIANPKGKIVTDKLVKEHLEKEYYTKSEVEKRLGNIIGIDTLEKRFSGGVATSIAINNLPQVTGYNLLSIGASTSYYNKTGGFALGVSGTIPSNKIVYKLSAGIDTQKTFGIGTGINVNFIKNRKIETLDEKVTNFEKVLNDNSLDEEILKSNKNIDELKQLLFELKTVINEK, encoded by the coding sequence ATGAATAGAAATAAAAAAATAAAATGGCTGAAAATATTATTTAATATAAGAACTGTATGGTTAATATTAATATTTTTGGCTAATGGATTAATATATGGTGAAGATTCTAGAATAGAATATGAAGGAGATACAGGAGGTTCTAAAAAAACTAGATTACTTAATTTTGCAGGAAGTGAAAATATTCGTACAAGATCAAGATCAGATGGTATAAGAATACAACTTGAACAAAATGTATTAATATCTAATTTAACATTAAATGGAGGAGAAGGTCAAATAACAGGACTTAAAAATCTAACATGGAATGGAGCTAGTAGTGGGAAAATAGCTACAGAAAAACAACTTGAAATTATAGATAAAAGAATAGATGATTTGAATGTAAAAATTGCCAATATATCTTCTTCAACTGTTATGGGTGATGAAAAAACAACTATAAAAATAGAAAATAAAGATGATAATATAGTAATAAAAGAAAGTGATAACCCTAAAAAATATTTAATAGGATTTAATAATGAAAATTTAAAAAATTTAGGAAATGGCGAAGTAAATAAAAATGATGAAAAAACTTTAATTGGTAAAACTATTTTTGACTACTTAGAAAAAAATTATGCAGTTAGTAAAAAAGAAAATAACCAATTTAAATTAAATTTTGATAAAAAACTATTAGAAGATAATTTATCAAATACTTTCTTACAAAATGATGGTAGTAATATAGAAATAGATAAATTTACTCAAAAAATAAGCAGTGATGCTGATATTGCAAATCCAAAAGGGAAAATAGTAACTGATAAATTAGTTAAAGAACATTTGGAAAAAGAATATTATACAAAATCTGAAGTTGAAAAAAGATTAGGTAACATAATAGGAATTGACACATTAGAAAAAAGATTTAGTGGTGGAGTAGCGACTTCAATAGCGATAAACAATTTACCGCAAGTAACAGGATACAATTTATTATCAATAGGAGCAAGTACTTCTTATTATAACAAAACAGGTGGATTTGCATTAGGAGTAAGTGGAACTATTCCTTCAAATAAAATAGTATATAAATTAAGTGCAGGTATAGATACACAAAAAACATTTGGAATAGGTACAGGTATAAATGTAAACTTTATAAAAAATAGAAAAATTGAAACTTTAGATGAAAAGGTAACTAATTTTGAAAAAGTATTAAATGATAATAGTTTAGATGAAGAAATATTAAAATCAAATAAAAATATAGATGAGTTAAAACAATTGTTGTTTGAGTTAAAAACGGTTATTAATGAAAAATAA